GGAAGCGAGGGCCTTTGGCGCCCGCGACCCTTACACGACCGGCGGAGTTTTTGAACGCGTCGAGGTGAGGCCGTTTCGGCGCGTGTTCCCTGAATGAATCGCACTCCGTGGAGTTGGAATGGCTGGCGCATTGTCAGATTTAAAAATTATCGAAGTGGGCGAGATGGTCTCGGCCCCATACTGCGGCAAGCTGCTTGCAGATCTGGGCGCCGACGTGATCAAGGTCGAACGCCCGAAGGTTGGCGACCATGCGCGCACGCGCGGACCGTTTCCGAAGGATGATCCTCATCCCGAGAAGAGTGGGCTTTTCTTGTATCTGAATACCAACAAGAGAGGCATCACTCTGGACCTCGCGCAGGCGGAGGGAATGGAGCTGCTGGAGAGGCTGGCGGTCGACGCCGATGTCCTGATTCACAACGTGATGCCGTCGGATATGGACCGCGTTGGTTTGACCTACGATCGAATGAAACGCGCGAATCCGAATCTAATCATGACCTCCATCACGCCGTTTGGTCTGTCCGGTCCCAATCGAAACTGGCGCGCCGAAGACCTGACGGTGTGGTGTGCAGGAGGGGTGTGCGTGCTGAACGGCGGCGGCCTTGAGCACGCCGACCTTCCTCCGCTCAAGACTTTTGGTCAGCAGTCCGGCTACCAGGCGGGAGTACACGCTGCGGTTCCGACGCTTGCTGCCGCATTTGCCCGGCTCAACGGTGAAGCGGGGCAACACATCGAGGTCTCAGGCCAGGAAGCGATTATCTCGCAGCTCGAGATGACCTTCGAATACTGGCCGTACATGAAGATGATCGCGACGCGCCTGGGCCAGAAGCCCATACAACCGGTCGAAACGATGCAGTGTAAGGACGGCTACATCTATTTATGCTGCATCGAGGAGCATCAATGGCGCGGGTTCGTGGAAATCATGGGTAGCCCCGAGTGGGCCGGCGAGGAGATTTTCAAGGACCGACTGACCCGCGCGCAGAACTGGGACGTACTTAAAGTGTTTCTTGAAGAATGGGTGAGCCAGCAGACGGTCCTCGACCTGTATCGCAAGGCCCAGGCAAAACGGGTCCCGTTCGCGCCGGTGTCAACGATGGGCGACCTACTCAGCAACGAGCATCTCAAGTCGCGGGGGTTTTTTGTTGAGATCACCCACCCGGTAGCGGGCACCCACAAGTATCCCGGCGCGCCGCTCAAGTATCATCGCACCCCGTGGCAATTGCGGACGCCCGCTCCCACGCTGGGGCAGCACAATGACGAGGTGTTCGGCGCCAAGCTGAACCTGTCGCAGAGCAGAATCGACGAACTCAAGCGCAGGGGCGTCATCTGATCATGGCCAAGCCGCCACTTTCCGGAATAAAGGTCGCTGACTTTACCTGGGTATGGGCCGGTCCGTATTGCACCCTGCAGCTGGCGCATCTGGGCGCCGACGTCACCCGCATCGAGACCAAGACCCGCCCGTGTGTGACCCGGATGCTGCCGCCGTGGCCGAACGGTAAATTCGATGGCCTCAACAAGTCCGGGTATTTCAACCAGTACAACCAGGGCAAGAAATCACTGTCGCTCAATTTCAAACATCCCGAAGCGAAGGACGTGGCGTGGCGACTTATCAAGGAAGCAGATGTGGTAGTCAACAACTTCGCTTCGGGAGTGATGGAGAAGATGGGATTCGGCTATGACGCTATTCGCGAGGTCAAATCGGACATCATCATGATCTCGCTGAGCGGATATGGCGACACGGGCCCGTACCACGAGTACGTTGCGTATGGGCCGGCACAGGTGCCGCTGTCAGGCCTTTCCTCGCTGACCGGGTACAAGGGTTTTCCGCCGATGCACGCCGGTTTCAGCTACGCCGATCCCAATGCGGGAATACACGGCGCATTCGCGGTGCTCGCCGCGCTGTTCCATCGCAAGAAGACCGGCGAGGGACAGTATATCGACATGGCGCAGTGGGAATGCGCGATGGACCTGCTGGCGGAAGGAATTCTCGAATACACGATGAATGGACGCGAACCGGAACGTAACGGCAATCGGGATCCGTTCATGGCGCCGCACGGAATCTTCAAATGCCGCGATCTGGCCGAAAAAGTAATGGATATGACGATCGATCGCTGGGTCTCGATCGTTTGCGCCGACGATGCCGAATGGGGGCGGCTGGCGAGCGCGATGGGCGAGCCCGAGCTTGCTGCCGATCTGCGCTTCAAGACACTCGCTGCGCGTAGGGCGAACGAAGACGAGCTCGAAGCTCTAATCACCGGCTGGACGTTGCCGCAGCGTTTTGACGAGGTCGCGCGCAAGCTCCAGGCGGCTGGAGTTGCTGCGGCGCCGTGCGCGGACAACAAGTATCTGTGCGACGAAGACCGGCACGTAGCGCAACGCAACTACTGGGTGGAATTGAACCATCCGGAGGTTGGGGTGCAACGCCACGCGGGCATTCCGTGGCGAATGAGTGGAACCTCCACCGCCGTAAGGATGGCGGCGCCGTGCCTGGGCCAGCACACCGATGAAACCCTTGCGCGCCTCGGCTACAGCAAGGAAGAAGTAGAATCGTTGCGCAAGATTGGCGCGCTCGACTAGCTGCAAGGAGTCAGCAATGCGAACATTGAAAACCTTGACCGAGGGGCTGCTCTTTCCGGAAGGTCCGCGATGGCATGAGGGCAAGCTGTTTTTCTCCGACATGCACGATCGCAAGGTGAAAACAGTCGATCTTTCCGGTCGCACCGAGGTGGTGTGCGAGGTGCCGAATCGGCCATCGGGGTTGGGCTGGCTTCCCGACGGGAAGATGCTCGTGGTGTCGATGACGGATCGAAAACTGCTGCGGTTGGAGAACGGCAGCCTCAAGGAACACGCGGATCTCTCTCGGC
Above is a window of Candidatus Binataceae bacterium DNA encoding:
- a CDS encoding CoA transferase; this encodes MAGALSDLKIIEVGEMVSAPYCGKLLADLGADVIKVERPKVGDHARTRGPFPKDDPHPEKSGLFLYLNTNKRGITLDLAQAEGMELLERLAVDADVLIHNVMPSDMDRVGLTYDRMKRANPNLIMTSITPFGLSGPNRNWRAEDLTVWCAGGVCVLNGGGLEHADLPPLKTFGQQSGYQAGVHAAVPTLAAAFARLNGEAGQHIEVSGQEAIISQLEMTFEYWPYMKMIATRLGQKPIQPVETMQCKDGYIYLCCIEEHQWRGFVEIMGSPEWAGEEIFKDRLTRAQNWDVLKVFLEEWVSQQTVLDLYRKAQAKRVPFAPVSTMGDLLSNEHLKSRGFFVEITHPVAGTHKYPGAPLKYHRTPWQLRTPAPTLGQHNDEVFGAKLNLSQSRIDELKRRGVI
- a CDS encoding CoA transferase, with the translated sequence MAKPPLSGIKVADFTWVWAGPYCTLQLAHLGADVTRIETKTRPCVTRMLPPWPNGKFDGLNKSGYFNQYNQGKKSLSLNFKHPEAKDVAWRLIKEADVVVNNFASGVMEKMGFGYDAIREVKSDIIMISLSGYGDTGPYHEYVAYGPAQVPLSGLSSLTGYKGFPPMHAGFSYADPNAGIHGAFAVLAALFHRKKTGEGQYIDMAQWECAMDLLAEGILEYTMNGREPERNGNRDPFMAPHGIFKCRDLAEKVMDMTIDRWVSIVCADDAEWGRLASAMGEPELAADLRFKTLAARRANEDELEALITGWTLPQRFDEVARKLQAAGVAAAPCADNKYLCDEDRHVAQRNYWVELNHPEVGVQRHAGIPWRMSGTSTAVRMAAPCLGQHTDETLARLGYSKEEVESLRKIGALD